One genomic region from Lineus longissimus chromosome 6, tnLinLong1.2, whole genome shotgun sequence encodes:
- the LOC135489710 gene encoding uncharacterized protein LOC135489710, translating into MIGDKARDFIQRKAEVSLREKRIEEAFTGIKNFFKEAVKYIIQKLPLNDDLFHHAEVADVSIRTNALEGEDLRYFLKRFPVLLPQGVDEETVEMEFAEYQAEDNIPTGVEGMDKVWVRIGAMKDGAGVLKYRNLSHVMLGILCIPHSNAQSERVFSMIRHNKTWKRGSLGDDTVEALMLAKSRDGQAHTRVYSSDNLKHVKSAYYQSLKK; encoded by the exons ATGATTGGTGACAAGGCACGTGATTTCATTCAGAGAAAAGCTGAAGTTAGCTTGAGGGAAAAGAGGATCGAAGAAGCCTTCACTGGAATTAAGAACTTCTTCAAAGAGGCTGTCAAGTACATCATCCAAAAACTGCCGTTGAATGATGACCTCTTTCACCATGCAGAGGTGGCCGATGTCAGTATTCGGACAAATGCCTTGGAAGGAGAAGATTTGCGGTACTTCTTGAAAAGATTTCCAGTTCTGCTCCCACAAG gtgTTGATGAGGAAACGGTGGAGATGGAGTTTGCTGAATACCAAGCCGAGGACAATATTCCAACAGGTGTGGAGGGGATGGACAAGGTTTGGGTTAGGATAGGTGCAATGAAGGACGGTGCTGGAGTGCTGAAATATCGTAACTTGTCTCATGTAATGCTAGGAATTTTGTGTATCCCCCATTCAAATGCGCAGAGCGAGAGAGTGTTCTCTATGATCAGGCATAATAAAACGTGGAAACGAGGTTCCCTTGGGGATGACACTGTGGAGGCTCTAATGTTGGCAAAATCAAGAGATGGTCAAGCCCATACAAGGGTTTACTCCAGTGACAATTTAAAGCATGTTAAGTCTGCATACTATCAATCACTTAAGAAGTGA